From the genome of Pleuronectes platessa chromosome 12, fPlePla1.1, whole genome shotgun sequence:
ATGCCCACAGCACTGAATACATTGCCAGTGCCAGCTTTTGCTTTGGTGTCTGTCTCGGAGGTCCTGGAGTTGCAGGGATCCAGTGCACAGTGTCGGGAGTGGTAGTGATTGTGGAAACTCTGCACACTCTCAAAACTCTCTGGGCACGCTTTGCATTCTACATCAAAGGTCTTGTCCAGGTGCAAGGCGGTGTGTTTCAGGTGGACGTGAGTTTTCATCTGTGCGTAGGAAGGCACAGTTACTTCACACGGAGCACAGACGTACTGGCATCTACCCTCAGCGGCCAGATTCCTCATGCACTGTGTATACGTAGCCTTCATTTCCTCTTTGCTCTTTTCGGAACTCATGCAAGCGCACGTAGGCCGACTGGTGCTCTTGGCGACAGCAGGCTGAATGACGTCTCCATCATCCATCAGGAAGTAGTCCTTACTGTGGAGTCTCTTGTAGTGCTCCAAGAACTCGCCCTCAACTTCAAACTGCATGCTGTCGCAGAGGCCGCAGAAGTGGGAGCTCTTGATCTGCCCGTCGTGCTCGTTCGCACAGTGTCTCCGTACGGTGGACTCCTTGAAGAACTTCTGAGGACAGTGTCCACAGATGAACCTCTGGAAGCTGTGGCTGCTGGCGTCCCGGCAGTGTTTGTACGCGGCCGCTTCCGAGTCAAAGacgtcctcgcacatcctgcacATCCAGGTCTGCTCTGCTTTTGAAGACGATGGCTCCGCTGTGGTCTGCTGGACTGTGAAGGACTTggaggatgaatgaatggaaacGTCGCGGCTGGTGGACGGCTCGGCATCGATGACTGTGGCGGCGTCCTCGGACACTTCTTGTTCGGCGACGTAGGTGTGTCCGCTGTGAGCTTCTGTCACGTGCGACAGGATGTCTTCGTGCCGGGGCATTTCCACTTTGCACTTGCggcagtagaagaagaagttggAGAGGTGAGCTCCCCCGTGAAACCGGCTCATGTGCAAACGGGTAATTGGAGACTCTCCCATGTGTTTGCCACAGACGCCACACTGATGGAAGATCTGGTTTATAGCCATGAGGTGCCTACTGGCTGCAGCCTCCTCAAGGAACTGCAGACCACACTCGCAGAACCAAGCCGTTGTCGGATTTCTGCTCGCGCAGCCATTCACACTTGGGCTGAGTCGCTTGCGTTTGGCTGGAAAACATTCACCGTCATTCTTCTTGCGTGTTCTTTTTGGAGTTTCAAGGCCAGTGGACTGCGTGGCCCCCGATGCCCCTTTAGCCATCCTGGCGTGTTGCAGAAGTGCATTGCCCATCGTCTGGTTGATCTCGACATCGTGCTGAGTCGACTCTTTGTGGCGCTCGATGTCATCTTGGCTGAGGAAGATTCGACAGCAGAGGGAGCACTGCCCTCGCACCTGCAGCTGTTTCATCACCTGAACTGTTGTTTTATCAGCTTTGGCAACTGCACAGCCCTGTCTGCAGAACACACTGAGAAAGAAAATAAGGAAGTTTTATAAAAATGACCAACACAACATGCACAGAATCAGTGGCTTCTATCCAAACACTGCATGTTAGAATAACCTCTTACTTACTTAAAGTGAGCTTGCGCTGCCTGATGCGAGATCAGTACTTTGTGACATAAAGAGCAGCGGACATTGAACCGTACATCCTTGCACAAAGCAATGAGACGGCTCTTAACAAACTGTGGGACCGGAACCGGCAGCGGCTTTTCTCTTGATTCTAACAAGACGACAAAAGTAGAAGTTAGACATACTCCTGAATATAAAATACCTCCTGATATTTGATTATGTGTAGTTTTGATTAAACTTTTTCAACAAACCATTCAATGAAAGAGCCTCTGTGAAGTGGTTTTTGGTCGACATGTGCTGAAGGCACTCGTCTCTGAGGTTGAAGAGGAGGTAGCAGGCAGGGCAGGCGAAACCCACAATCCGCTGATAGGTCTGAATGATGCTGTGAGCATTTTCAGCAGATGAATTTACCTAAAGTTCAAAATGAGAGCAGTCTTGAAATTTTACTCCTGTAAATGAATAGCAAACTAtgacttttaaaatgtaatggatAAGAAACATTCGCAGAGCAGAGAGTGTATAAACCTTTGTCTCTAGATGTGTTCTCCATGCTTCTTTGGTCTGAAAGTGTTGACCACAGGCGACACAGGCAAAGAGTTCAGATGGACATCCCCTCAGATTGATAGCTGGATCACAAGGGGAATGATCAAACCTGCACGCAAGATATTGAAAATCAAATTATGCCGATTCGGACACAGGCACCTGGTTCAAAGCATTTGACCTGCGCTGAAATGAACAGACGATTATTACCTTTTCAAGTGCCCATTAAGCAGTAAGGCGTTTTCATAAACACGACCACAGTTAATCACTGGACAAGTGTGTCTAGTTGAACTATTTCCGGGGAAAGCAGGAGGTCTGCGCCTTCTTCCAAAACCAGAGCTGATCGATCCAGGAGTGACACCTAAATAAACCCGGAGGTACAGTGTTATCAGGTGGACAGAATCAGTCAaataacacaacagcaacagatCTATTAAAACCAGTACAGCCATGTGATGAACGTGAGTCGTCGCAGCAGCACGGAATATTAGAGAGGTAAAAGTATCAATGTCAGTTTCACTGATCCACATTACCTGGCATCTTTAACCACATGTCTACACAGTGCTTTGCTTCTCCATTAGCAGCACGGAAAGCCAACTCCTGCTGTCCATGAACTTTTTGTGAGATCTGCTTCTCCTGCAAAAAAAAGGCCCAGAGATGAATGATAACAGACAACATGCTATGTTTTATACTCATTGGAAAGTCACCCGGAAACCAGCAGTGTTCAATGATCTGCGACTATAATGTTGTATGAAGTGAGTACACAGATGTCGGTTCGTCAAAGCACAGTGGGTTTCACCAGTTACTATAAATTTTGTCCACAGGGTGGCACTGTTGCTATTGCAAATGGCTTTCATTGAACccacataacaacacaaaaattaCATCTTAGCTTTTTAATTGGCATTTAGTCttgacacaaaaaaagaaacaagaatAATCTAGGGTTAGCACTGAAGCCACAGACTGGACTGGTCAAGTTCAGACACCtccaaattaaaaagaaataaataattcattacAGTCTGACAAGCTACTAACGGTAGAAGCTTATTTTATGCTAAAGTGATCTTACCTTGAATGCTCTGATTTTATCTACCCGTTCCTTTTTCTCCAGCGCCACCTGCTGTGCTAGTTTGTCCAGTGTAGACGAAACACGTGCCTTGTGACGGGTGATCTTATCTTCAATCTGTATCGGAGAGATAGCGAACAAACATTTGCAGAAAACTCCAAAGACAGGTATTCACACTTCCTGATAAAAACGGTTCCATTCAGCCACTCACCGCTCCTGTGAATGATGAACATCCCTCACCGTCGCTATCATCACTCAGCAGATCAATACATTCCAGCACAGGTCTCTGCCGGTCCTCCTGAAGCAAGTGTAAGACACTGTGTGAGTTAGTGTTATACAACAAACCAGCATTCATCAAAGTCTGTAAACCCTGTACGATGTAGAAAGCGGGGAGGGGGTGTAAGGCGGGCAGGGTGgattaataaaacaatattaataattatatcaATATAATTTTCCACAAAAAGACTACAACAAAGATTACATTTATATGGATATAATGTGTTTGTAATTGTGTAAGCAGACTAAACAGGTGTCAGAAACACTTAATCAACCACCgatttttttaatgctttgCTGTTTATCATTTTTTGCTCATACAGAagaatttaaaaccacaacaaaagAGGCTTTAAACTTATCAGTTATATCTATGTTTCATTTATCTCAGGtgctataaaaaaatgtatcttgtcCAGATGATTTTGCACAAATAGTGAACCCGTCAGAGACCGAGAATAAGCAAGTGCTTATCTTATCAGGGGAACTTtagtggctgagggggtagagcggttgaTACTAATCTCTGAGCTGCCCCAtagatgcagtgtgtgtgtgtgtgtgtgtgtgtgtgtgtgtgtgtgtgtgtgtgtgtgtgtgtgtgtgtgaatggcaataaCCTGTAGTGTAATAATCTATGAAAACTGAGAGACCATTCATTAATAGATAAATGTACTCATAACTCACAGATACAAACTCAACCACctcatccacctcctccacctcctccacctcatctatctcatccatctcctccacctcatCTTCGTCTGCTTGAACGGGAGAAGACATTTatct
Proteins encoded in this window:
- the znf451 gene encoding E3 SUMO-protein ligase ZNF451 isoform X2; translation: MSSPVQADEDEVEEMDEIDEVEEVEEVDEVVEFVSEDRQRPVLECIDLLSDDSDGEGCSSFTGAIEDKITRHKARVSSTLDKLAQQVALEKKERVDKIRAFKEKQISQKVHGQQELAFRAANGEAKHCVDMWLKMPGVTPGSISSGFGRRRRPPAFPGNSSTRHTCPVINCGRVYENALLLNGHLKRFDHSPCDPAINLRGCPSELFACVACGQHFQTKEAWRTHLETKVNSSAENAHSIIQTYQRIVGFACPACYLLFNLRDECLQHMSTKNHFTEALSLNESREKPLPVPVPQFVKSRLIALCKDVRFNVRCSLCHKVLISHQAAQAHFNVFCRQGCAVAKADKTTVQVMKQLQVRGQCSLCCRIFLSQDDIERHKESTQHDVEINQTMGNALLQHARMAKGASGATQSTGLETPKRTRKKNDGECFPAKRKRLSPSVNGCASRNPTTAWFCECGLQFLEEAAASRHLMAINQIFHQCGVCGKHMGESPITRLHMSRFHGGAHLSNFFFYCRKCKVEMPRHEDILSHVTEAHSGHTYVAEQEVSEDAATVIDAEPSTSRDVSIHSSSKSFTVQQTTAEPSSSKAEQTWMCRMCEDVFDSEAAAYKHCRDASSHSFQRFICGHCPQKFFKESTVRRHCANEHDGQIKSSHFCGLCDSMQFEVEGEFLEHYKRLHSKDYFLMDDGDVIQPAVAKSTSRPTCACMSSEKSKEEMKATYTQCMRNLAAEGRCQYVCAPCEVTVPSYAQMKTHVHLKHTALHLDKTFDVECKACPESFESVQSFHNHYHSRHCALDPCNSRTSETDTKAKAGTGNVFSAVGIEADDNDDSDEELKNAMSVKEEAARESTEIEEALKRSLLEF
- the znf451 gene encoding E3 SUMO-protein ligase ZNF451 isoform X1, which produces MSSPVQADEDEVEEMDEIDEVEEVEEVDEVVEFVSEDRQRPVLECIDLLSDDSDGEGCSSFTGAIEDKITRHKARVSSTLDKLAQQVALEKKERVDKIRAFKEKQISQKVHGQQELAFRAANGEAKHCVDMWLKMPGVTPGSISSGFGRRRRPPAFPGNSSTRHTCPVINCGRVYENALLLNGHLKRFDHSPCDPAINLRGCPSELFACVACGQHFQTKEAWRTHLETKVNSSAENAHSIIQTYQRIVGFACPACYLLFNLRDECLQHMSTKNHFTEALSLNESREKPLPVPVPQFVKSRLIALCKDVRFNVRCSLCHKVLISHQAAQAHFNVFCRQGCAVAKADKTTVQVMKQLQVRGQCSLCCRIFLSQDDIERHKESTQHDVEINQTMGNALLQHARMAKGASGATQSTGLETPKRTRKKNDGECFPAKRKRLSPSVNGCASRNPTTAWFCECGLQFLEEAAASRHLMAINQIFHQCGVCGKHMGESPITRLHMSRFHGGAHLSNFFFYCRKCKVEMPRHEDILSHVTEAHSGHTYVAEQEVSEDAATVIDAEPSTSRDVSIHSSSKSFTVQQTTAEPSSSKAEQTWMCRMCEDVFDSEAAAYKHCRDASSHSFQRFICGHCPQKFFKESTVRRHCANEHDGQIKSSHFCGLCDSMQFEVEGEFLEHYKRLHSKDYFLMDDGDVIQPAVAKSTSRPTCACMSSEKSKEEMKATYTQCMRNLAAEGRCQYVCAPCEVTVPSYAQMKTHVHLKHTALHLDKTFDVECKACPESFESVQSFHNHYHSRHCALDPCNSRTSETDTKAKAGTGNVFSAVGIEADDNESEDETRETFLNISQDNKETEANENDSDEELKNAMSVKEEAARESTEIEEALKRSLLEF